GTAGGGAAAGAGGGATTCCGTCCAATACGGAAACTTCCGCTTCGGCCCCGGTTCGTTTTGCCTTATCCGCCTTTTCCTTTTTTTTAATTTCATCCCATTGCCCGAGAACCCCTTCACTGTCCTTGATATTTCCTACGGATTCATATACATGAGGATGTCTTCGAACCAATTTCTCCACAATTTCCGATACCACCTCATCCCAGTTAAATGCCCCCCTTTCGGATGCCAATTGGCAATGAAAAACAACCTGAAAGAGCAAGTCCCCCAACTCTTCCCGAAGATGCACGTCATCCTTTCTTTCGATCGTATCCACCACTTCGTAGGATTCTTCCAAAAGACAGGGAATGACGGAACTGTGATTTTGTTCTTTGTCCCAGGGACATCCGTTTTCGCTGCGGAGATCCGCCGCCAATTGGAGTAGATTTTGGATGGGAGAGGGAGAAGAAGGAGGTAACATGCTTTCCAT
The nucleotide sequence above comes from Leptospira kobayashii. Encoded proteins:
- the mazG gene encoding nucleoside triphosphate pyrophosphohydrolase, whose translation is MESMLPPSSPSPIQNLLQLAADLRSENGCPWDKEQNHSSVIPCLLEESYEVVDTIERKDDVHLREELGDLLFQVVFHCQLASERGAFNWDEVVSEIVEKLVRRHPHVYESVGNIKDSEGVLGQWDEIKKKEKADKAKRTGAEAEVSVLDGIPLSLPSIQRSEKIQSKVAKQGFDWENVSGVFEKFKEEIGELQEAIGQNADSGLKKIPYSENIEEEVGDLFFLLVNLSRKLSLDPETTLRKANEKFEKRFRLMEDLLSQKKEMMKGKSLEELDLLWNRSKEILKQKIV